In Paracoccus aerodenitrificans, the following are encoded in one genomic region:
- a CDS encoding PRC-barrel domain-containing protein encodes MRNILLTTALVFPLSGFAYAQTAETTADTAAEETAQAADNAADAAGDAANSAVDAAGDAANATADAASDAADAAGDAANDAVDAADAAADNAAEAADDAVTTDAEADATMDAEAPADGSMNAGEAETGMEMEEAADAEAEAANAEAEAAEAEAAALEAEMASSDKIVREQAGNELRLDWITGASVTSPAGDSIGSVNDLIIDSENGTMMAAIIGVGGFLGIGEKQIAVPWDQLTVNYDAEEITTELTQEEAQAAPEYVFRDREGAPAPAAPADGSVAPADPAAAPADPAAAPADPAAAPAEPAPAN; translated from the coding sequence ATGCGTAATATTCTTCTGACCACCGCTCTGGTGTTTCCGCTGTCCGGTTTCGCCTATGCGCAGACCGCTGAAACGACTGCAGATACAGCAGCCGAGGAAACCGCTCAGGCGGCTGACAACGCTGCCGATGCCGCAGGTGACGCCGCAAACAGCGCGGTCGACGCCGCTGGCGATGCCGCGAATGCAACTGCTGACGCTGCAAGCGATGCGGCTGATGCTGCGGGCGATGCAGCCAATGATGCGGTAGACGCCGCCGATGCAGCCGCCGACAACGCCGCAGAGGCTGCGGATGACGCCGTTACGACGGATGCCGAGGCTGACGCCACGATGGACGCCGAGGCTCCTGCTGACGGATCCATGAATGCTGGCGAAGCGGAAACCGGCATGGAAATGGAAGAAGCCGCTGACGCGGAAGCCGAAGCAGCGAATGCCGAGGCAGAGGCTGCCGAAGCTGAAGCCGCAGCACTCGAAGCCGAGATGGCAAGCAGTGACAAGATCGTTCGCGAGCAGGCCGGCAACGAATTGCGTCTGGACTGGATCACCGGCGCAAGCGTGACCTCGCCAGCGGGTGACAGCATCGGCTCGGTCAATGATCTGATCATTGACAGCGAAAACGGCACCATGATGGCGGCTATTATCGGTGTAGGCGGCTTTCTGGGAATTGGCGAAAAGCAGATCGCCGTTCCGTGGGATCAGCTGACCGTCAATTATGACGCGGAAGAGATCACCACCGAGCTGACTCAGGAAGAGGCTCAGGCGGCACCGGAATATGTCTTCCGTGACCGCGAAGGTGCCCCGGCACCCGCAGCCCCTGCTGATGGCAGCGTAGCGCCGGCAGATCCTGCTGCCGCACCTGCCGATCCCGCTGCGGCTCCGGCTGACCCTGCTGCGGCCCCTGCAGAACCCGCACCCGCCAACTAA
- a CDS encoding cold-shock protein — protein MTITEHSTVTEISGSIKWFDPARGFGFILSDEDGPDILLHANVLRNFGQGSVADRSRVRVLVQPTDRGLQAVKILDIEPPESDGAPPISDLADTPPEVLASLPFLAARVKWFDKTKGFGFANLFGEPGDVFLHCEVLRHSGLSDLAVGEAIALRVVDGRRGLMAAQIAPWEKGNNQDE, from the coding sequence ATGACGATTACGGAACATAGTACAGTTACTGAGATAAGCGGTTCGATCAAATGGTTCGATCCCGCTCGCGGATTCGGGTTCATTCTCAGTGACGAAGACGGGCCTGATATCTTGTTGCACGCAAATGTCCTGAGGAATTTTGGCCAGGGTTCGGTTGCCGACCGGTCGCGTGTGCGTGTTCTCGTTCAGCCGACAGATCGCGGGCTGCAGGCGGTCAAAATCCTGGATATCGAGCCTCCCGAAAGCGACGGAGCACCGCCGATCAGCGATCTGGCCGACACGCCGCCGGAAGTACTGGCCTCGCTGCCATTCCTTGCCGCAAGGGTGAAATGGTTCGATAAAACCAAGGGCTTCGGCTTTGCCAACCTGTTCGGCGAGCCCGGCGATGTCTTTCTGCATTGTGAGGTTTTACGTCACTCGGGCCTGTCGGATCTGGCTGTGGGTGAGGCGATTGCCCTGCGCGTTGTCGATGGGCGTCGCGGGCTGATGGCGGCTCAGATTGCGCCGTGGGAAAAAGGCAATAATCAGGACGAGTAA
- the nudC gene encoding NAD(+) diphosphatase produces the protein MIPESEVSFAGSFLDRADRLRADDEAMHIRFHKGSLALPFWWGKPLFELTQEGPRLVWLSTDDPLVADSCGDSVFMGLDDAGRAHFATDVSHIAPPDQQPAEFVDRRTLALSETRKFIDLRSIMGEIDHRDAGIAAAAKGVFEWRRTHGFCANCGHRNRLVHSGWRMECPGCGRQHFPRTDPVVIMLVLDHDRVLLGRSPLWPERMYSLLAGFIEPGETVEEAVRREVMEEAGIEVDEVRYVTSQPWPFPASLMIGCTGRAVTTRIERDPAELEDAIWVSRSEVERALSNDHPDITLARPGAVARVILRSWVDGVVAGVGSSASARVG, from the coding sequence ATGATACCTGAATCCGAAGTGTCATTTGCAGGCAGCTTTCTTGATCGCGCTGACAGGCTTCGCGCGGATGATGAGGCGATGCACATCCGGTTTCACAAGGGCAGCCTCGCTCTGCCGTTCTGGTGGGGCAAGCCACTCTTTGAACTGACACAGGAAGGGCCGAGACTGGTCTGGCTTTCGACCGATGATCCGCTGGTGGCGGATTCCTGTGGGGACTCCGTATTCATGGGGTTGGACGATGCGGGTCGTGCGCATTTCGCAACAGACGTATCGCATATCGCGCCGCCTGATCAGCAGCCGGCAGAGTTCGTTGACAGGCGTACTCTGGCCCTCTCGGAAACGCGCAAATTCATTGATCTGCGCAGTATCATGGGAGAGATCGATCATCGCGATGCCGGGATTGCCGCTGCTGCAAAAGGTGTTTTCGAATGGCGGCGGACGCATGGGTTCTGCGCCAATTGCGGTCATCGCAACCGGCTCGTGCATTCGGGCTGGCGGATGGAGTGTCCCGGCTGCGGGCGTCAGCATTTCCCGCGTACCGATCCCGTTGTCATCATGCTGGTACTCGATCACGACAGGGTGCTATTGGGACGTTCGCCGCTTTGGCCCGAAAGGATGTACTCACTTCTGGCGGGATTCATCGAACCGGGCGAAACGGTTGAAGAGGCGGTTCGGCGTGAGGTCATGGAGGAAGCGGGAATTGAGGTCGATGAGGTTCGGTATGTCACCTCTCAACCCTGGCCGTTTCCTGCGTCTCTTATGATCGGATGTACGGGTCGGGCTGTTACGACACGGATCGAACGCGATCCGGCAGAGCTTGAAGATGCGATATGGGTCAGCAGGTCCGAGGTTGAGCGGGCGCTGTCAAATGACCATCCGGATATTACTCTGGCCAGACCCGGAGCGGTGGCGCGGGTGATATTGCGCAGCTGGGTCGATGGCGTCGTCGCGGGGGTCGGCAGTTCCGCCTCAGCCAGAGTAGGGTGA
- a CDS encoding IS5 family transposase (programmed frameshift), giving the protein MSNLFWLTDAQMERLKPYFPKSHGKPRVDDRRVLSGIIFINRNGLRWCDAPTDYGPAKTLYNRWKRWSENGTFARIMVGLAAESAEHNTIMIDAAYLKAHRTASSLRIKKGGGGRQIGRTKGGMNTKLHAVTDAKGRPIGFFMSAGQVSDYTGAAALLNSLPEADWLLADRGYDADWFRDALKNKGIKVCIPGRKSRKKPVKYDKRRYKRRNRIEIMFGRLKDWRRVATRYDRCPETFFSAILLAATVIFWL; this is encoded by the exons ATGAGCAACCTTTTCTGGCTGACTGACGCGCAGATGGAGCGTCTGAAACCCTATTTCCCGAAATCTCACGGCAAGCCACGCGTTGACGACCGGCGTGTGCTGAGCGGCATAATATTCATCAATCGTAATGGCTTGCGATGGTGCGACGCGCCGACGGACTACGGCCCCGCCAAGACGCTCTACAACCGCTGGAAGCGCTGGAGCGAGAACGGGACCTTCGCCCGGATCATGGTGGGCCTCGCCGCCGAGAGCGCCGAACACAATACGATCATGATCGACGCGGCCTATCTGAAAGCGCACCGCACGGCCTCGAGCCTGCGGATCAAAAAAGGGGGCG GCGGGCGCCAGATCGGGCGAACGAAAGGCGGCATGAACACGAAACTGCACGCCGTCACCGACGCGAAGGGCCGCCCGATAGGGTTCTTCATGTCCGCCGGACAAGTCAGTGATTACACCGGGGCAGCGGCACTTCTGAACAGCCTGCCGGAGGCGGATTGGCTGCTGGCCGATCGGGGCTATGATGCCGACTGGTTCAGAGATGCCTTGAAAAACAAGGGGATAAAGGTTTGCATCCCGGGTCGGAAGTCGCGCAAGAAACCCGTCAAATACGACAAGCGGCGCTACAAACGCCGCAACCGCATCGAAATCATGTTCGGCCGACTCAAGGATTGGAGGCGCGTCGCCACCCGATACGACCGTTGCCCCGAGACCTTCTTCTCTGCAATCCTGCTCGCCGCGACCGTCATCTTCTGGTTATGA
- a CDS encoding HdeD family acid-resistance protein — MTSWLPMMAAGLAALIGGVLALINPVAAAVTTVRLVSWVMLIVALLQGWAAYRSDGKGAQIRAAAIAAAAFFLSMVIMFGNPAESGIIRILVGLCLVGSGAAKLYAARVMKGTDKFPLMAGTGVVSLILGLVVWFGLSLNFGSLLGLELLASGLGLVLLAMYRRKTAGHTQP; from the coding sequence ATGACTTCATGGCTCCCGATGATGGCCGCCGGACTTGCCGCGCTGATTGGCGGCGTTCTGGCGCTGATCAACCCCGTCGCTGCCGCCGTTACCACGGTCAGGCTTGTCTCCTGGGTGATGCTGATCGTAGCGCTTCTGCAAGGCTGGGCGGCCTACAGATCGGATGGCAAAGGGGCGCAGATCCGCGCCGCCGCCATCGCCGCTGCCGCGTTTTTCCTGTCGATGGTCATCATGTTCGGAAACCCCGCCGAAAGCGGGATCATCCGCATTCTCGTCGGTCTGTGTCTGGTCGGCTCGGGCGCGGCGAAGCTTTATGCGGCACGGGTGATGAAGGGGACGGACAAATTTCCGCTGATGGCGGGAACGGGCGTGGTTTCGCTGATCCTCGGTCTGGTCGTCTGGTTCGGGCTGAGCCTGAATTTCGGCAGCCTGCTGGGACTTGAGCTGCTCGCCAGCGGCCTTGGACTGGTCTTGCTGGCGATGTACCGCCGGAAAACTGCCGGACATACCCAGCCATGA
- the fabI gene encoding enoyl-ACP reductase FabI, translated as MSSSERDGLMAGRRGLIMGLANDKSIAWGIAKALSDQGAELALSYQGEAMKKRAEPLAAQLGSNLLFDCDVSDEQSVANMFEAIGKSWSKIDFFVHAIGYSDKSQLRGRYVDTTRDNFQQTMDISVFSFTMAARHAAAMMKEGGSMVTLTYYGAERVMPHYNVMGVAKAALEASVRYLAEDLGKDRIRVNAISAGPIKTLAASGIGDFRYILKWNELNSPLRRNVTQDEVGKSALYLLSDLGSGVTGETHHVDAGYHLVGMKAVDAPDIDAVSGRKES; from the coding sequence ATGTCAAGCAGCGAACGCGACGGGCTCATGGCAGGGCGGCGCGGTCTCATCATGGGACTGGCCAATGATAAATCCATAGCCTGGGGGATTGCGAAGGCGCTGTCCGACCAAGGCGCGGAACTGGCGCTGTCCTATCAGGGTGAGGCCATGAAGAAGCGGGCAGAGCCGCTGGCGGCACAGTTGGGATCGAACCTGTTATTCGATTGTGACGTCTCTGATGAACAATCTGTTGCGAATATGTTCGAAGCTATCGGCAAAAGCTGGAGCAAGATCGACTTCTTCGTCCACGCGATCGGCTATTCCGACAAGAGCCAGCTTCGCGGGCGCTATGTCGACACGACGCGCGACAATTTCCAGCAGACAATGGATATATCGGTGTTTTCCTTCACCATGGCCGCGCGTCACGCCGCAGCGATGATGAAGGAGGGCGGCAGCATGGTGACACTGACATATTACGGTGCCGAGCGGGTAATGCCGCATTACAACGTGATGGGGGTCGCCAAGGCAGCCCTGGAGGCATCTGTCCGCTATCTTGCCGAGGACCTCGGCAAGGACAGGATACGCGTCAACGCGATCAGCGCGGGCCCGATCAAGACGCTTGCAGCTTCGGGGATCGGCGACTTCAGGTATATTCTCAAATGGAACGAACTCAACTCGCCCCTGCGCCGTAATGTCACACAGGATGAAGTCGGAAAATCAGCGCTTTACCTTCTGTCCGACCTCGGCAGCGGCGTTACCGGAGAAACCCATCACGTCGATGCGGGCTATCACCTTGTCGGCATGAAGGCGGTCGATGCGCCAGATATCGACGCGGTCTCCGGCCGTAAGGAGAGCTGA
- a CDS encoding LysE family translocator — protein MRQISTRSPAVRRADLSSIQPYLALVGLISIALLSPGPAIIAAIQTSFSRGREVALPFGLGLAVGASLWCLFALAGLALIFQTHPGIYYAVKILGGLYILWVAFGLWRAAREPLPEAAEKRFGRGFIGGVLLNLSNPKPALFYATLILQLFPGPLSIAKQATIYVTALSTELFWYALVTIAMSTAAPRRRYFGAKFWIDRAAALALFVLALLLIFGN, from the coding sequence ATGCGCCAGATATCGACGCGGTCTCCGGCCGTAAGGAGAGCTGATCTGTCCTCAATTCAGCCCTATCTGGCGCTTGTCGGCCTGATTTCGATTGCGCTTCTTTCGCCCGGCCCCGCCATTATCGCGGCGATCCAGACCTCGTTTTCGAGAGGCCGGGAGGTCGCCCTGCCATTCGGGTTGGGGCTGGCCGTTGGCGCGTCGCTTTGGTGCCTGTTCGCTCTGGCCGGGCTGGCGCTGATCTTTCAGACCCATCCCGGCATTTACTATGCAGTGAAAATCCTCGGGGGGTTGTATATTCTCTGGGTGGCTTTTGGATTGTGGCGGGCCGCACGGGAGCCGCTTCCGGAGGCCGCAGAAAAACGCTTTGGCCGGGGATTCATCGGCGGGGTTCTTCTGAACCTGTCCAACCCCAAACCGGCGCTTTTCTATGCAACGCTGATCCTGCAACTTTTCCCCGGTCCGCTCAGCATCGCCAAACAGGCCACAATTTATGTGACCGCGCTGTCCACCGAATTATTCTGGTACGCGCTTGTCACGATTGCCATGTCGACAGCCGCCCCGAGGCGGCGCTATTTTGGCGCAAAATTCTGGATCGACCGGGCTGCGGCACTGGCATTGTTTGTGCTGGCGCTGCTGCTGATATTCGGAAACTGA
- a CDS encoding potassium channel family protein translates to MTPMRDLTAGISAAFASRRVQRLLALTALLITIASVFYALVEGWRWIDAVYFSVIAISTVGFGDFAPQTDLGKIFTIIYVLLGLGMFVATATAIGDSIMSRAENADGRSEEES, encoded by the coding sequence ATGACCCCGATGCGCGATCTCACAGCGGGCATCAGTGCCGCCTTTGCCTCTCGGCGTGTCCAGAGGCTGCTGGCCCTGACAGCATTGCTGATCACGATCGCCTCGGTGTTTTATGCTCTGGTCGAGGGGTGGCGCTGGATCGACGCGGTGTATTTTTCGGTCATCGCAATTTCCACGGTCGGTTTCGGCGATTTCGCGCCGCAAACCGACCTCGGCAAGATCTTCACAATTATTTACGTACTGCTTGGCTTGGGAATGTTCGTGGCTACCGCCACGGCAATCGGCGACAGCATCATGTCGCGGGCAGAGAATGCGGATGGGCGCTCTGAGGAAGAAAGCTGA
- a CDS encoding DUF192 domain-containing protein: MRRGKKAIIRTSKRSERVIVMVLRAKLLTTFACVTTLLSVMPAVAQPVCSPDLAVFPEIDLSVNVEIADNNAERAQGLMNRESLAEDSGMLFIFEQPRETSFWMKNTLIPLDIVFMDETGTIRHVHPNAIPMDLTPIPGAAPGDPDPERLMVLEVAGGEAQRMGLKPGIAMAHPRLDQSQAAQPCQ; this comes from the coding sequence TTGCGCCGTGGGAAAAAGGCAATAATCAGGACGAGTAAACGCAGCGAGCGGGTGATAGTGATGGTTCTGAGGGCAAAACTACTGACAACATTTGCGTGCGTGACAACCCTGCTGAGCGTTATGCCGGCGGTTGCGCAGCCCGTGTGCAGTCCCGATCTTGCTGTTTTTCCTGAAATCGACCTTTCCGTGAATGTCGAGATTGCCGATAACAATGCTGAGCGGGCGCAGGGATTGATGAATCGCGAATCTCTCGCCGAGGATTCCGGGATGTTGTTCATTTTCGAGCAGCCGCGGGAAACCTCGTTCTGGATGAAGAACACACTGATCCCGCTGGATATTGTTTTCATGGATGAAACCGGCACGATTCGGCATGTCCATCCCAACGCAATCCCGATGGACTTGACGCCCATACCCGGTGCCGCGCCCGGCGACCCCGATCCCGAACGGCTGATGGTCCTTGAGGTGGCGGGCGGCGAAGCGCAGCGCATGGGTCTGAAACCGGGCATCGCGATGGCTCACCCAAGGCTGGACCAGTCTCAGGCGGCGCAACCGTGCCAATAG
- the pdxH gene encoding pyridoxamine 5'-phosphate oxidase — protein MSARDGLFAGEDPFVIARSWLAEAEQSEPNDPNAIALATVDRDGMPDVRMVLLKDIESYGDGQGAFVFYTNYESAKGVQIAETGNAAFVMHWKSLRRQIRVRGTVTREDGAQADEYYRSRALQSRIGAWASQQSRPLSSRRALMMAVAREGARLGADPPRPAFWGGFRINPQQIEFWADGAFRLHDRFRWTKAAGGEMPRQGLQQLWQVQRLAP, from the coding sequence ATGAGCGCACGAGACGGCCTGTTCGCGGGAGAGGATCCTTTCGTCATTGCAAGGTCCTGGCTGGCCGAAGCCGAACAGTCAGAGCCGAATGATCCGAACGCAATCGCCCTTGCGACAGTTGACCGGGACGGCATGCCGGATGTCCGCATGGTGCTGCTTAAGGACATCGAATCCTACGGAGACGGGCAGGGCGCCTTCGTCTTTTATACGAACTACGAAAGCGCCAAGGGCGTGCAGATCGCCGAGACGGGGAATGCCGCTTTTGTCATGCACTGGAAATCGCTGCGTCGGCAGATCCGCGTGCGCGGGACGGTCACGCGTGAAGATGGGGCGCAGGCGGACGAATATTATCGAAGCCGCGCCCTGCAAAGCCGGATCGGAGCATGGGCGTCACAGCAAAGCAGGCCGCTTTCCTCGCGCCGTGCGCTGATGATGGCCGTCGCGCGAGAAGGTGCCCGGCTGGGGGCGGACCCGCCGCGTCCCGCGTTCTGGGGCGGTTTCAGAATCAACCCACAGCAGATCGAATTCTGGGCAGATGGCGCGTTTCGCTTGCATGACCGTTTTCGCTGGACAAAAGCGGCGGGTGGCGAAATGCCCCGACAGGGTTTACAACAGCTTTGGCAGGTACAAAGATTGGCACCATAG
- the gpt gene encoding xanthine phosphoribosyltransferase has translation MSDSNLLPHEKGFHVSWDQLHRDARALAWRLDGREWRAVVAVTRGGMVPAMIVARELDIRTIDTISVRSYRGVGTEAGQGELQLLKQPDSELMQDGDGILVVDDLVDSGRTLELIRDMYPKAHFATVYAKPKGKPIVQSYVTEVSQDTWIFFPWDMALQYVRPYRGED, from the coding sequence ATGTCAGATTCGAACCTCCTGCCCCATGAAAAGGGATTTCATGTCAGCTGGGATCAGTTGCACCGGGACGCCCGCGCTCTTGCATGGCGGCTTGACGGGCGTGAGTGGCGTGCGGTCGTCGCCGTCACGCGCGGCGGCATGGTCCCCGCGATGATCGTTGCGCGTGAGCTTGATATCCGGACCATCGACACGATCTCGGTCCGTTCTTACCGGGGCGTCGGGACAGAGGCTGGACAGGGCGAACTTCAGCTTCTGAAACAGCCTGACTCAGAGTTGATGCAGGATGGAGACGGTATTCTTGTCGTCGATGACCTTGTCGATTCCGGCCGCACGCTGGAGCTGATCCGTGACATGTACCCCAAGGCGCATTTCGCGACTGTCTACGCCAAGCCTAAGGGCAAGCCGATCGTTCAAAGTTATGTAACCGAAGTCAGCCAGGACACCTGGATTTTCTTCCCTTGGGACATGGCGTTGCAATATGTCCGACCCTATCGGGGCGAGGACTGA
- a CDS encoding AI-2E family transporter, which produces MLDKSDPVRGLFAVVLSLLLVTLAGRLMIVGKSFLLPIVIALISVYVLTAASDALRRLPVTRRLPNWALRIFVLAGFLIVTIWFGSVMVSTAGEVSVRLPGYQENIERLYAELTALIGIEAGPDLRQFFEGLREAIPIRQIAGTLLGSISSAAGLLFMIVVYATFLMSERNGFAHKITVALPGRRAERAGRIIANINNAISEYIAVKTLVNVILGALSFVAMWAIGIDFALFWAILIALLNYIPYVGSMLGVFFPVVLSMAQFGSVEKTLVILALLAFAQMWVGNVLEPRMVGRRVNMSPFVVLVALALWSSVWGLAGAVLAIPLTSIIAIIMASFESTRPFAVLIAEDVTPFEPQDQPNIYGSGKPETVILQKENQ; this is translated from the coding sequence ATGCTGGATAAATCCGACCCCGTCAGAGGCCTGTTCGCCGTCGTATTGTCCCTGCTTCTTGTGACTCTGGCCGGGCGGCTGATGATCGTCGGCAAGTCCTTCCTGCTGCCCATCGTGATCGCACTGATATCGGTCTATGTGCTGACGGCAGCCAGCGATGCTTTGCGGCGATTGCCGGTGACGAGGCGATTACCGAACTGGGCGCTGCGCATTTTCGTGCTGGCGGGATTTCTGATCGTCACGATCTGGTTCGGCAGCGTGATGGTTTCAACCGCCGGTGAGGTCAGCGTGCGCCTGCCCGGATATCAGGAGAATATCGAGCGCCTTTATGCCGAGCTGACCGCGCTGATCGGGATCGAGGCGGGACCGGATCTGCGGCAGTTCTTCGAGGGTCTGCGCGAGGCCATCCCCATAAGACAGATCGCGGGCACCTTGCTGGGGTCGATCAGTTCGGCGGCGGGGCTTCTGTTCATGATCGTGGTCTACGCCACCTTTCTGATGTCCGAGCGTAACGGCTTCGCCCACAAGATCACCGTCGCCCTGCCCGGACGCCGTGCAGAACGGGCGGGCCGCATCATTGCCAATATCAATAATGCCATCAGCGAATATATCGCGGTGAAAACGCTGGTGAATGTCATTCTCGGCGCGTTGTCCTTCGTGGCGATGTGGGCCATCGGCATTGATTTCGCGCTGTTCTGGGCGATCCTGATCGCATTGCTGAACTATATCCCCTATGTCGGCTCGATGCTGGGCGTGTTCTTTCCGGTCGTGCTGTCGATGGCCCAGTTCGGCTCGGTCGAGAAAACGCTTGTGATCCTGGCACTTCTGGCCTTCGCCCAGATGTGGGTCGGTAATGTGCTGGAACCACGCATGGTCGGACGAAGGGTCAACATGTCGCCCTTTGTCGTATTGGTGGCGCTGGCATTATGGTCGTCGGTCTGGGGTCTTGCGGGCGCGGTGCTTGCGATTCCTCTGACCTCGATCATCGCCATCATCATGGCAAGCTTCGAATCGACGCGCCCCTTCGCAGTCCTGATTGCCGAGGATGTCACACCTTTCGAACCCCAGGATCAGCCCAATATATACGGCTCTGGAAAGCCTGAAACCGTAATTCTGCAAAAGGAAAACCAATGA
- a CDS encoding SDR family NAD(P)-dependent oxidoreductase, producing MRVVITGASRGIGEGLKSAFEARGDEVIGTSRTGGGDLHQCDVTDPASVAAFAGAADLDRLDLLVCNAGVYLDKGAALEGGYDAQMWRDSFAVNCIGVFLSIEAFLPAISRAQGKIAIISSAMGSDSRAPGGSLAYRASKAAALNLGRNLSVDLRTEGVAVGIYHPGWVRTEMGSEAADISVDQSVAGLVQRFDTLNMANSGCFEAYDGQKLEF from the coding sequence ATGCGTGTGGTGATTACAGGTGCCAGCCGTGGCATCGGCGAAGGGTTGAAATCCGCCTTTGAGGCGCGGGGCGATGAGGTGATCGGCACAAGCCGGACAGGGGGTGGCGATCTGCATCAATGCGATGTGACCGATCCTGCTTCGGTTGCCGCTTTTGCCGGGGCGGCTGATCTGGACAGGCTCGATCTGCTGGTCTGCAATGCGGGGGTCTATCTGGATAAGGGCGCAGCGCTTGAAGGTGGATATGATGCGCAGATGTGGCGCGACAGCTTCGCGGTCAATTGCATCGGCGTGTTTCTGTCGATTGAAGCCTTTCTGCCCGCGATAAGCCGCGCTCAGGGGAAAATCGCGATTATTTCCTCGGCGATGGGATCGGATTCACGCGCTCCGGGCGGAAGTCTGGCCTATCGCGCTTCGAAAGCCGCCGCCCTGAATCTGGGGCGGAACCTTTCCGTCGATCTGCGCACTGAGGGCGTTGCGGTGGGCATTTATCATCCGGGATGGGTCCGCACCGAGATGGGCAGCGAGGCTGCCGATATCTCGGTCGATCAATCCGTGGCGGGACTGGTGCAGCGGTTCGATACGTTGAATATGGCGAATTCAGGTTGTTTCGAGGCCTATGATGGCCAGAAACTGGAATTCTGA